Part of the Candidatus Dadabacteria bacterium genome, AGCAGTGGCTTTTTGTGCGGATGCTTGAAAAGGGTCTCGCCTACCGCAAAAAAACTTTCGTGAACTGGGACCCCAAAGACAAAACCGTTCTCGCAAACGAGCAGGTCATAGACGGAAAGGGGTGGCGCTCCGGCGCGCCCGTGGAGCGCAGGGAGATAGAGCAGTGGTTTTTGCGCATAAGCGACTATGCGGACGAGTTGCTGGACGGGCTCGGCTCGCTTGAGCGGTGGCCTGATTCGGTCAAAACCATGCAGTCAAACTGGATAGGGCGCTCGGCGGGCGTTGAAATGGAGTTTGAGATTGAAGGCGCGAAGCCGGTAAGGGTTTTCACCACAAGGCCCGACACTGTTATGGGGGTTTCGTGCGTGGTGGTCGCCCCGGAGCATCCGGTTGCCACCGCCGCCGCGCTGAGGGATGAAAAGGTCGCCGCATTTGTCAGGGAGGCCGGTTCGTTTCCCGCTACGGAGGCGGGCGTGGAGTCCGCCGAAAAAAAGGGCGTTGCCCTGGGCGTCTCCGCGCGCCATCCGGTTTCCGGCGAGGATATTCCGGTCTGGACGGCAAACTTTGTGCTTATGAGTTACGGGTCGGGGGCGGTGATGTGCGTTCCCGCGCACGACAGGCGCGATTTTGATTTCGCCGTGAAATACGGCATTGCCGTCCGGCAGGTCGTTTTTCCGCCGGAGGGGGATTTTGACATTTCATCGGGCGCTTACACCGGCGAGGGGGTCTTGAAAAATTCAGGCCCCTTTGATGGGCTTTCCTCCGCCGGGGCGTTTGAGCGGGTGGCGGACTTTCTCAAGAGCGAAGGCAGGGGAGGGCGAGCCACCAACTACCGCCTGCGCGACTGGGGCATTTCACGCCAGCGTTACTGGGGCGCGCCCGTTCCGGTCATTCATTGCGCCGGTTGCGGGGCCGTTCCCGTTCCCGATGAAGACCTGCCCGTTTGCCTTCCCGAAGATGTGAAGTTCAGCCCGGGCGAAATCCCCTCGCTTGCGTCGCTTGAGTCTTTTGTTTCCGCCCCCTGCCCCCGGTGCGGCGCGGACGCAAGGAGGGACACGGACACGATGGACACTTTTGTTGAATCATCGTGGTATTTCCTGCGCTATGTGTCCCCGGATTTTGAAGGGGGGATGTTTGACCGCGAAGAGGCGCGGCGGTGGCTGCCGGTGAACCAGTATGTCGGCGGAGTGGAGCATGCGATTTTGCACCTGCTTTATTCGCGGTTTTTTGTCCGGGCGATGAGAGACCTCGGCCTATGCGATTTTGATGAGCCGTTTTCCGCCCTGCTCACGCAGGGGATGGTAACAAAGGACGGGGCGAAGATGTCAAAATCCCTCGGCAACACTGTTGACCCGGACGAGATGATAGAGAAATACGGCGCGGACGCCGTCCGTCTTTTTATACTGTTTGCCGCCCCGGCGGAAAAGTCTCTGGACTGGAACGAGAAAGGCATTGAGGGCATGAGCAGGTTTTTGAGGCGGCTGTGGAACTTTGCGCTTGCCGCGCGCGACAGCGGCGGGGGGCGGGGCATGGAAGCCGAAATTCACCGGACAATAAAAAAGGTTGCCGAAGACATTGAGCGGTTTCACTTCAACACCGCCATAGCCGCGCTTATGGAGTTGCTGAATGCGGCGGAAAAATCGCCCGGCGCGGCGCGG contains:
- the leuS gene encoding leucine--tRNA ligase — translated: MSEVYDHKTAEEKWQGKWKREGFHKTASGSGGKPFYILEMFPYPSGRIHMGHVRNYTIGDVIARYKRARGFDVLHPIGWDAFGLPAENAAIQNGVSPAEWTKTNIAQMSAQLKKLGFSYDWSREIATCDPSYYKWEQWLFVRMLEKGLAYRKKTFVNWDPKDKTVLANEQVIDGKGWRSGAPVERREIEQWFLRISDYADELLDGLGSLERWPDSVKTMQSNWIGRSAGVEMEFEIEGAKPVRVFTTRPDTVMGVSCVVVAPEHPVATAAALRDEKVAAFVREAGSFPATEAGVESAEKKGVALGVSARHPVSGEDIPVWTANFVLMSYGSGAVMCVPAHDRRDFDFAVKYGIAVRQVVFPPEGDFDISSGAYTGEGVLKNSGPFDGLSSAGAFERVADFLKSEGRGGRATNYRLRDWGISRQRYWGAPVPVIHCAGCGAVPVPDEDLPVCLPEDVKFSPGEIPSLASLESFVSAPCPRCGADARRDTDTMDTFVESSWYFLRYVSPDFEGGMFDREEARRWLPVNQYVGGVEHAILHLLYSRFFVRAMRDLGLCDFDEPFSALLTQGMVTKDGAKMSKSLGNTVDPDEMIEKYGADAVRLFILFAAPAEKSLDWNEKGIEGMSRFLRRLWNFALAARDSGGGRGMEAEIHRTIKKVAEDIERFHFNTAIAALMELLNAAEKSPGAARETACVIARLVSPMAPHFAEEVWEMLGNDKSIFLEQWPRWEPSLIRSETVEVIFQINGKLRSQARLPAGAAKEEMENAALADERVKSRTEGRQIKKIIVVPDKLVNIVV